The Dysidea avara chromosome 13, odDysAvar1.4, whole genome shotgun sequence genome includes a region encoding these proteins:
- the LOC136243537 gene encoding uncharacterized protein → MADYDRLNYVNRHWQSYRLRRAVFDHSRHISTQLNFTQLWPYLLTPKYNFLTDEELKQLDESSTDRQKANKLLLLLRAKPNRAIRKFIACIVEENEHLGHEDLSKRLLCAASSLAPTEIKEIKQLVKKKDRMENLIKSRDFIPLMRRSISATVAEPVACNKPGPEPPMSLIDYRGCLSRNKYDNLDRRLWDYFSTGRYDDLTELAQRLTANDKAPIDLKIIGKWFEALIVMHRDGSYETCLKSVLQPALEMCSHPEVQNQNILEGRIYQRMAQVCLMMGRKKQAELYLEKAEELLQCVGRGYDRANMFCRRAKILCATSENGEEIERAFNIALDNVTQDNSFALASYPSICLSKAAFHLKISFGSKPTTSNTQKLLCPEVTQNDIMKARKTLQDLPSHMILLHMRKCEHKLLDGELMRLDGKPDLAIQIFTEVVQESTKLGNITAIAQHRLDIIQSEKNVDSCIDEVLDGMPEVPRLQNKHFISTTCTLSKNSCNVIEN, encoded by the coding sequence ATGGCTGACTATGATAGACTTAACTATGTGAATCGTCATTGGCAGTCTTATCGTCTCCGGAGGGCTGTGTTCGATCACTCCAGGCACATCAGCACGCAGCTGAACTTTACGCAGCTCTGGCCATATCTTTTGACTCCCAAGTATAACTTCTTGACTGATGAAGAACTAAAACAACTTGATGAATCGAGTACTGATCGACAGAAGGCTAACAAGCTACTCTTGCTCCTTCGAGCGAAGCCCAATAGAGCGATCAGGAAATTCATAGCATGTATCGTTGAGGAAAACGAGCACCTGGGCCATGAAGATTTGTCAAAAAGACTGCTGTGTGCAGCGTCCTCTCTAGCGCCAACAGAGATCAAGGAAATCAAGCAGTTGGTAAAGAAGAAAGATCGAATGGAAAACCTAATCAAGAGCAGGGACTTTATACCACTAATGCGGCGATCAATATCCGCAACTGTAGCTGAACCAGTAGCTTGTAATAAGCCAGGGCCTGAACCGCCAATGAGCTTGATAGATTACAGAGGATGCTTAAGCAGGAACAAGTATGATAATTTGGATAGAAGATTGTGGGATTATTTTAGTACTGGAAGGTACGATGACTTGACTGAATTGGCACAGAGACTGACAGCAAATGATAAGGCTCCTATTGATTTAAAGATTATTGGAAAGTGGTTTGAGGCATTAATTGTGATGCACCGTGATGGTTCATATGAAACATGTCTTAAAAGTGTGTTACAACCAGCCCTTGAAATGTGCTCTCATCCAGAAGTGCAAAACCAGAATATTTTGGAAGGAAGAATTTATCAACGTATGGCTCAGGTGTGTCTTATGATGGGAAGAAAAAAACAAGCAGAATTGTATCTTGAGAAAGCAGAGGAATTATTACAGTGTGTAGGTCGCGGCTATGATAGAGCTAATATGTTTTGCAGGCGAGCAAAGATTTTATGCGCAACATCTGAAAACGGGGAAGAAATTGAAAGAGCATTTAATATTGCCTTAGATAATGTTACCCAAGATAATTCCTTTGCGCTAGCTAGCTATCCATCTATATGCCTTTCCAAGGCAGCTTTCCATCTTAAAATATCTTTTGGCTCCAAGCCGACTACCAGCAACACTCAAAAATTGCTATGTCCTGAGGTTACACAAAATGATATCATGAAGGCTAGAAAAACTCTGCAAGATCTTCCATCCCACATGATTTTATTACATATGAGAAAATGTGAGCATAAGCTGTTAGATGGCGAGTTGATGCGACTTGATGGTAAGCCTGACTTAGCAATTCAGATATTTACTGAAGTGGTACAAGAAAGTACCAAGTTGGGCAATATCACTGCTATTGCTCAGCACCGCCTGGACATAATACAGAGTGAGAAAAATGTAGACAGCTGTATTGATGAAGTATTGGATGGAATGCCTGAGGTACCAAGACTACAGAACAAACACTTTATCAGTACTACATGCACATTATCAAAGAATTCTTGTAATGTGATAGAAAATTAA